The genomic region AATAATTTCAGATGCTTTTCCTAAGTGAAGTAATAGTAAGTATTTAGGATTTTTTCTCAGTATCAATTGTTGATCTAGTTCATACTCATAAACGGGAATGTTAAGAAATAAAATTAAAGACCAACAAATAGTAGCCATCAAAATAGATGAAATGACTTTGTTCACAGAAAAAAAATCCTCAAGAGTAATTAATAAATATCCCAAGATAAAAATTAAAATTACCATTGATTTTTATATTACTCCTATTTTAGATTGAAGATTTAATTCCATTTTGAATAAATGGAATATTTTCCGAGTTCATTTTCAATACGTAATAATTGATTATATTTTGATATTCTTTCAGAACGACATAAAGAACCTATTTTAATTTGTTCAATATTAAACGCAACGGAAAGATCTGCTATAAAAGTATCTTCAGTATCTCCCGAACGATGAGAAATAATATTTTTATACTTATTTTTTTTAGCTATATGAATTGTTTCAATTGTTTCTGTTAGGGTTCCAACTTGATTAACTTTAATTAAAATAGAATTTGCTATTTTTTTATTTATTCCTTCATTTAATTTTTTTACTTGTGTAACAAAAAGGTCATCTCCGACCAGTTGTATTTGATCTCCTATTTCATCACTTAATAATTTCCATCCTTCCCAATCATTTTGATCCATTCCATCTTCAATAGATATTATTGGATATTTTTTAACTAAATAAGATAAATAAGAAACATGTTCTTCTCTCGATTTTATCAAATTTTTTTCGTTTTTTTTTGATTTTTCAAATATAGAATAATCATATCTATCATTTTCATAAAATTCGGAAGCAGCACAATCTATGGCGATTCCTACTTGATCATAAGGTTCATAATTAGCCATATATATAGCTTCCAATATATGATCCAAAACATCTTCAACTCCGTTAAGATTCGGAGAAAAACCCCCTTCATCGCCTACATTAGTGGAAAAACCTTTTTCATTTAAAATATTTTTTAGTTGATAAAATATTTTATGTCCTATTTGAATAGCTTCTATAAAAGTATTTGCTTTTATAGGAACTATCATAAATTCTTGAAAAACTATAGAAGGGATATTTGAATGTTTCCCTCCATTAATTATATTTATTAAAGGAATAGGAAGAAAACAAGCGTATATTCCTCCTATATATTTGTAAAGAGGAATATTTAATTCATTAGATGCTGCTTTTGCTGTTGCTAAAGATATAGCTAAAATTGCGTTAGCTCCTAATCTTTTTTTATTTATCGTTCCATCTAGTTCCAACATTAATTTATCAATACAAATTTGATCTAGTACAGATTTTCCAATTAATTCAGGAGCAATAATATCATTAATATTTTGAACAGCTTTTAGAACTCCTTTTCCCAAAAAAATATTTTCTTTTTGATCACGTAATTCAAAAGCTTCATTTTTTCCTTTTGATGCTCCAGATGGAACAGAAGCACGTCCTAGTATATCGTTTTCTGTTATAATATCTACCTCTACAGTAGGATTTCCTCTTGAATCTAATATTTGTCTAGATTGAATATTCTTAATTTTACTCATTATTCATTATTTTATTTTTTTTCTTACTACGTCTGACAGATTTGAGTCTTTTTTTAGAAGTATAGATTTCATTAAAATCTACTAATTCTATAAACGAAAGAGGAGCTTGATCTCCAAAACGAAATCCAGTTTTTATGATTCTAGTATATCCACCAGGACGATTTCGAACTTTTTCAAAAATATTTTGAAATAATTCTGATACCGCAGTTTTATCTCTTAAATAAGAAAAAATGTTTCTTTTAGAATGAGTAGTATTAATTTTGGATTTTGTAATAATAGGTTCTATATACTTTCTTAAAGCTTTAGCTTTAGCTAAAGTAGTAAAAATTCTTTTTTTCTTTATAAGAGAGGAAGCCATATTGGAAAGAAGAGATTTTCTATGTCCACATTTTCTTCCTAAATGATTATTTTTATTTCTATGCTTCATTATAATGATTCAATCTATAACTACTATAATTATGATTCCTTCAATTGATATTCTCCTACATTCATACCAAAATATAATCCTTGTTTTTTCATCTGACTTTCTAACTCATCTAAAGACTTTTTTCCAAAATTTCTCATTTTTAACATATTATTTCTACTACAACTTACCAAATCTGCTATAGTAGTTATAGAAGCTGATTTTAAACAATTTTTTGTACGAACAGATAAATCCATATGATTTAATTTAGATTTTAATAATGTTCGCATACGTATAAACTCTTCATTATATTTTTGATCCTTATTAATTTTATCTTGTTTTTTTTCCCCTATTTTTTCGTAAGAAAAAATAGAAAAATACTGAATCAATATTTTTGACGCTTCCATCAAAGCTAATTTTGGACAAATGGATCCATCTGTTTTAATTTCTAATGAAAGATTTTCAAAATCAGTTTTTTGTCCAACACGACAATTTTCTATTGTATATTTTACATTTTTAATAGGAGTAAAAATAGAATCTATTGGGATGATATCAATTGATTCTTCTTTATTTTTTTTATTTTCTTCTGCAGGAACATAACCTCTTCCTTCTTCAATTGTAAAACTTATATCCAAAGGATATAATTCATCTTTATGACAAATTACTAAATCATCATTTAAAATTTTAAATCCAGAAATAAATTTATTTAAAATTTTTCCTGTTACTTGTTTTTCATGATTGATATAAACATTAACCGTTTCTTTATAAGTTTTTGATATTTTTTGTTTAAAACGAATTTTTTTAAAATTTAAAATAATTTCAGTCACATCCTCAATTACTCCTTCTATAGTAGAAAATTCATATTTAACTCCTTTTATTTTAATAGAAGTCACTGCAAATCCTTTTAAAGAACCCAATAACACTCTTCTTAACGCATTTCCCAAAGTAATCCCATATCCAGGTTCTAAAGGTTTCAAATTAAAAACCCCTTTATTATCTGAAAAGTCAGATATTGTAATTCTATCAGGTTTCACAAGATCTAAAATAGTCATATAATTGATTTACTATTATTTTATTTTTATTTTGAATAAAATTCAACAATTAATTGTTCTTTAATATTTTCAGGAATTTGCATTCTTTTTGGCATTGTTCTAAATACTCCAAACATATTTTGTTCATCCAAAATCAACCATTCTACTAATGGACCTGTTTTTTTTTGCATAGAATCTAATATAAGAGGATGTTTTTTAGATCTTTCTTTTATTCCTATTTGATCTCCAGGTTTTAATCTAAAAGAAGGAATGTTAACTACCTGATTATTCACAATAATATGTCTATGCGAAACAATCTGACGTGCAGAAGATCGAGATGGAGCAAATTTTAACCTAAAAACTATATTGTCTAAACGACTTTCACATGCTTGTAACAATAATTCTCCCGTTATTCCTTTTTTTCTTGCCGCTTCAAAAAATAAACTTTCAAATTGTCGTTCTAATATTCCATAAGTATATCTCGCTTTCTGTTTTTCTATTAATTGAATAAAATATTCTGAACGTTTTCCTCTTCGTCGATTGCTTCCATGTTGACCTGATGGATATTTTCTTCTATGAAAATACTTATCTTCTCCATAAATACATTCTCCAAATCTTCTAGATATTTTGGTTTTAGGTCCTATATATTTTGCCATAATTTATTTTAATTTATTAAACTCTTCTCCTTTTAGGAGGACGACAACCATTATGTGGCAATGGAGTGATATCTTTAATTACTGTAACAACAATACCAGAATTACTTAAAGCTCGTATAGCCGCATCTCTTCCAGATCCAGGACCTTTTACTTTTACTTCTACTTTTTTTATTCCAGCATTTAATCCTTCTTTTGCTACATTTTCTGCTACCATTTGAGCAGCATATGGAGTATTCTTTTTAGATCCTTTGAAATTCATTTTACCAGCAGAAGACCACGCAACAACATCTCCTTTTTTATTTGTTAAAGTTATAATAATATTATTAAAAGTAGCTTGTATATGTGCTTCTCCAATAGAATCTACTACAACTAATTTTTTTTTATTTCCCGTTCCAGATGATGATTTACCCATATTTATTTTGTGACTTTCTTCTTATTTGCTACAGTTTTCTTTTTTCCTTTTCTAGTTCTACAATTATTTTTAGTTTTTTGACCTCTCAATGGCAAACCTTTTCTATGTCTAGTTCCTACATAACAACCTATATCCATTAATCGTTTAATATTAAGTTGTATTTCAGATCTCAATTCTCCTTCAATTTTTATATAATCAGATATATATTTTCTAATTTTACTAATATCATCATCAGACCAATGATCTACTTTCTTATTTTCATCTATTCCAACAGAACAAAGTATTTTTTTTGATAAACTCTTCCCTATTCCATACAAATAGGTAAGACCAATTATTCCTCTTTTAGATTTTGGAAGATCTATTCCTGAAATTCTTACAGACATAAATGTTTAACCCTGTTTTTGTTTAAATCTAGGATTTTTTTTATTAATAATACGTAAACGTCCTTTTCTTCTAACAATTTTGCAATTATCAGTTCTTTTTTTTAAAGATGCTCTTGTTTTCATAAAATATAAATTTATTTAACACTCAATATCTATAAGTTATTCTTCCTCTTTCTAAATCATAAGAAGACATTTCTAATCTTACTTTATCTCCTGGTAATATTTTGATGTAATGCATTCTCATTTTACCTGAAATATGAGCTTTAACAATACATCCATTTTCTAATTCTACACGAAACATTGCATTTGGAGATGATTCAATGATTGTTCCATCTACTTCAATATGCTTTTGTTTAGCCATATATAACCATATATAATTTCATCATAATATACACAAAAAATTATTTATTTATAATTACTACGATATTTCATCATCATTAATCCATCATAATGATAGTTTAAAAGGTATATATTGACTTGTTGTGAAATATCTAAAATAACTCCTACTACAATTAACAATGATGTTCCTCCATAAAATAATGCAAAACTTTGATTTAAACCCATACGAAAAACAATGGAAGGTAATATTGCTATTATTGCTAATAAAATAGCTCCAGGTAAGGTTATGATTGATAATACATGATCTATATATTCAGCAGTTTCTTTTCCAGGTTTAATTCTCGGAATATGCCCTCCATTTCTTTTTAAATCATCAGCCATTTGATTTACTGGAATAGCAATAGCTGTATAAAAAAAAGTGAAAACTATCACTAGTATAGAAATAGTCAAATTATACCAAAAACCATAAATATCTTGAAAAAGATGAAAAAAATTTCTAAGTTTCATGTTTTTTATATGATCAGAAAAAGTTAATGGAAATAACATGATAGCTTGAGAAAATATAATTGGCATAACTCCAGCAGATGTCATCTTTAGTGGAATATATTGATGTTTTTTATGAATTAATTGGCTATCTAATCCTAAAGATAAGGATTTATAATGAGAAACATATTGTACTGGAATTTTTCTAACAGCTTGAATAATTATAACAGAAAATAAAATTACTAATAACCATAATAAAAATTCAAATAATAAAATAACTAATCCTCCATTTCCAATTTCCAATTTACTCAAAATTTCTTTGCTAATAGCATCTGGAAATCGTGCTATTATTCCAGACATAATAATTAGAGAAATTCCGTTACCAATTCCTTTATCTGTAATTTTATCTCCTAACCACATAGTAAATAAAGTTCCTGAAGTCAAAATCATGACTCCTATAATCCAAAACATACTTTTTCCATAAAAACTATTTAAATCAATTAAATAAGCCATATTAGAAGAAGAAAAAGGAATAAATTGTTGAGTTAAAGAAACAAGATATACAGGAGCTTGTATTAAACATATTCCTACAGTTAACCATCTAGTAATAAAACTAATTTGTTTTCTTCCACTTTCTCCATCTCTTTGTAGTCTTTGTAAAGAAGGAATAATTATACACATTAACTGGATTATAATAGATGCAGATATGTAAGGCATAATACCTAAAGCTAAAACTGATGCTCGATTAAAAGCTCCTCCTGTAAAAGAGGATAAAATTTGCATCAATCCTTTAGATCCTGAATTAAATTTATCAATAAAATCGCTAATCCCTAAGGGATTAACACCAGGAAGAGGTATATAAGCTCCAAAACGATATACTAATAATAAACCTAAAGTTATTATTATTTTTTTACGTAATTCTTTTAAATTCCAAATTTTACAAAAAGATATTACAAAATTATTCATAATAATTTAATCAACAGAGCTTCTCCTCCTATTTTTTGAATAGAAAATAAAGCTTTTTTACTAAATTTATATGCATATATTTTTAATGAAGTATGTAGTTCTCCTCTACCTAAAATTTTGACAAAATGATTTTTTCTAATCAAATTATTTTTTAAATAGAATTCTTTATTAATAAGAATATTTTTTTCTTGTTTTTGATTTATTTTATTAATACAATTTTGAATTGTATCTAAATTAATACCAACAATTTTTTTACTTTTTTTGAAATTTCTCCTAAATCCAAATTTAGGAATTCTTCTTTGAAGAGGCATTTGTCCTCCTTCAAATCCTTTTTTTTTAGAAAAACCTGATCTAGATTTTGCTCCTTTATGTCCTCTACCACAAGTACCTCCCTTCCCTGAACCTTGTCCTCTTCCTAATCTTAATTTTTTTTTTCTAGATCCATGATTTGGAGACAAAAAAAAATTATTATCCATTATATACTTTTTTTATGGGAATTCCTCTTTGTTTAGCTATGATATAAACATCTCTCATAAGACTTAATGCTTTTATAGTCGCTTTTATAATATTATGATGATTAGAAGATCCTTTAGATTTTGATAAAACATTTC from Blattabacterium cuenoti harbors:
- the eno gene encoding phosphopyruvate hydratase, with the protein product MSKIKNIQSRQILDSRGNPTVEVDIITENDILGRASVPSGASKGKNEAFELRDQKENIFLGKGVLKAVQNINDIIAPELIGKSVLDQICIDKLMLELDGTINKKRLGANAILAISLATAKAASNELNIPLYKYIGGIYACFLPIPLINIINGGKHSNIPSIVFQEFMIVPIKANTFIEAIQIGHKIFYQLKNILNEKGFSTNVGDEGGFSPNLNGVEDVLDHILEAIYMANYEPYDQVGIAIDCAASEFYENDRYDYSIFEKSKKNEKNLIKSREEHVSYLSYLVKKYPIISIEDGMDQNDWEGWKLLSDEIGDQIQLVGDDLFVTQVKKLNEGINKKIANSILIKVNQVGTLTETIETIHIAKKNKYKNIISHRSGDTEDTFIADLSVAFNIEQIKIGSLCRSERISKYNQLLRIENELGKYSIYSKWN
- the rplQ gene encoding 50S ribosomal protein L17, with amino-acid sequence MKHRNKNNHLGRKCGHRKSLLSNMASSLIKKKRIFTTLAKAKALRKYIEPIITKSKINTTHSKRNIFSYLRDKTAVSELFQNIFEKVRNRPGGYTRIIKTGFRFGDQAPLSFIELVDFNEIYTSKKRLKSVRRSKKKNKIMNNE
- a CDS encoding DNA-directed RNA polymerase subunit alpha; protein product: MTILDLVKPDRITISDFSDNKGVFNLKPLEPGYGITLGNALRRVLLGSLKGFAVTSIKIKGVKYEFSTIEGVIEDVTEIILNFKKIRFKQKISKTYKETVNVYINHEKQVTGKILNKFISGFKILNDDLVICHKDELYPLDISFTIEEGRGYVPAEENKKNKEESIDIIPIDSIFTPIKNVKYTIENCRVGQKTDFENLSLEIKTDGSICPKLALMEASKILIQYFSIFSYEKIGEKKQDKINKDQKYNEEFIRMRTLLKSKLNHMDLSVRTKNCLKSASITTIADLVSCSRNNMLKMRNFGKKSLDELESQMKKQGLYFGMNVGEYQLKES
- the rpsD gene encoding 30S ribosomal protein S4, coding for MAKYIGPKTKISRRFGECIYGEDKYFHRRKYPSGQHGSNRRRGKRSEYFIQLIEKQKARYTYGILERQFESLFFEAARKKGITGELLLQACESRLDNIVFRLKFAPSRSSARQIVSHRHIIVNNQVVNIPSFRLKPGDQIGIKERSKKHPLILDSMQKKTGPLVEWLILDEQNMFGVFRTMPKRMQIPENIKEQLIVEFYSK
- the rpsK gene encoding 30S ribosomal protein S11 — translated: MGKSSSGTGNKKKLVVVDSIGEAHIQATFNNIIITLTNKKGDVVAWSSAGKMNFKGSKKNTPYAAQMVAENVAKEGLNAGIKKVEVKVKGPGSGRDAAIRALSNSGIVVTVIKDITPLPHNGCRPPKRRRV
- the rpsM gene encoding 30S ribosomal protein S13, encoding MSVRISGIDLPKSKRGIIGLTYLYGIGKSLSKKILCSVGIDENKKVDHWSDDDISKIRKYISDYIKIEGELRSEIQLNIKRLMDIGCYVGTRHRKGLPLRGQKTKNNCRTRKGKKKTVANKKKVTK
- the rpmJ gene encoding 50S ribosomal protein L36 is translated as MKTRASLKKRTDNCKIVRRKGRLRIINKKNPRFKQKQG
- the infA gene encoding translation initiation factor IF-1; its protein translation is MAKQKHIEVDGTIIESSPNAMFRVELENGCIVKAHISGKMRMHYIKILPGDKVRLEMSSYDLERGRITYRY
- the secY gene encoding preprotein translocase subunit SecY; amino-acid sequence: MNNFVISFCKIWNLKELRKKIIITLGLLLVYRFGAYIPLPGVNPLGISDFIDKFNSGSKGLMQILSSFTGGAFNRASVLALGIMPYISASIIIQLMCIIIPSLQRLQRDGESGRKQISFITRWLTVGICLIQAPVYLVSLTQQFIPFSSSNMAYLIDLNSFYGKSMFWIIGVMILTSGTLFTMWLGDKITDKGIGNGISLIIMSGIIARFPDAISKEILSKLEIGNGGLVILLFEFLLWLLVILFSVIIIQAVRKIPVQYVSHYKSLSLGLDSQLIHKKHQYIPLKMTSAGVMPIIFSQAIMLFPLTFSDHIKNMKLRNFFHLFQDIYGFWYNLTISILVIVFTFFYTAIAIPVNQMADDLKRNGGHIPRIKPGKETAEYIDHVLSIITLPGAILLAIIAILPSIVFRMGLNQSFALFYGGTSLLIVVGVILDISQQVNIYLLNYHYDGLMMMKYRSNYK
- the rplO gene encoding 50S ribosomal protein L15, with product MDNNFFLSPNHGSRKKKLRLGRGQGSGKGGTCGRGHKGAKSRSGFSKKKGFEGGQMPLQRRIPKFGFRRNFKKSKKIVGINLDTIQNCINKINQKQEKNILINKEFYLKNNLIRKNHFVKILGRGELHTSLKIYAYKFSKKALFSIQKIGGEALLIKLL